A region from the Jaculus jaculus isolate mJacJac1 chromosome 18, mJacJac1.mat.Y.cur, whole genome shotgun sequence genome encodes:
- the LOC101607602 gene encoding LOW QUALITY PROTEIN: proteasome maturation protein-like (The sequence of the model RefSeq protein was modified relative to this genomic sequence to represent the inferred CDS: deleted 1 base in 1 codon; substituted 1 base at 1 genomic stop codon), which translates to MDARELGSQLKDSIPVTELSVSGPFESHDLLWKGFSCVKNELXPSHPLELSEKKNFQLNQDQMNFSTLRNIQGLFDPLKLQMEFKAVLQVQRLPFRSSSNLSPGVLKGNDETIGFDDILNDPSQSELMGEPHLMVEHKLGLL; encoded by the exons ATGGACGCCAGAGAACTTGGATCTCAGCTAAAAGACAGTATTCCAGTTACTGAACTGTCAGTAAGCGGGCCTTTTGAAAGTCATGATCTTCTTTGGAAAGGGTTTTCTTGTGTGAAAAATGAACTTTAGCCCAGCCATCCTCTTGaactatca gaaaaaaaaaatttccagctTAACCAAGATCAAATGAATTTTTCCACACTGAGGAACATCCAAGGTCTGTTTGACCCCCTGAAGTTACAAATGGAGTTTAAGGCAGTGCTGCAGGTTCAGCGTCTTCCATTTCGGTCAAGTTCCAACCTTTCACCGGGTGTTTTGAAAGGCAATGATGAGACCATTGGCTTTGACGATATCCTTAATGATCCGTCACAAAGTGAACTAATGGGCGAGCCACACTTGATGGTGGAACACAAGCTGGGTTTACTGTAA